In Salvia splendens isolate huo1 unplaced genomic scaffold, SspV2 ctg750, whole genome shotgun sequence, the genomic window gacaatacgcataaacaggtccctgctcatcctaaaacgacgcctgaaaaggttggcgttgaaccgaggctcctgtgcgaagtagtcttcgtataggcgctgatgtgcagctacatgatcccgatcaatcacactgcggcggtggaccactgggggaggtcgaggtatcgccggctgcaaggccctttccatccattggtctatcgcgttggtcgtataggcgtccaacgcttcggccattcgacgttcgtactcctcagcatcccctccgctaccaccactaccaccaccagcgttactcatttcgcgttgttgctcttgtacagaaattaagatagagagagtactcgttaaaacaagtggtgcgaatgaaaatgacgagcaaaacgcgtatatatagtgtttcggaaaaaaaaaatttaattttcgcgctgggcgatccgggcgctgcaatagcgccgaccGGATCgaccagcgcaccgcccagcgccacgcaaCCGCCCAGCTCCGGCGCTCgtctgggcggtcggctgggcggcattgtggatggtctaagagATGGGTGCATACGCCGGCTAAATTCCACGAATGGACGTCATGGGAGATGATATCCGTCATTTGTACCCGGAAAAAAGCATTTCCAGTGATGGGAAAGACGCGTGAGGCTCTCGCGTGTTTGCCTTGGATACACGCGAGAGCCTCTCGCGTGTTTCATTAAACACGCTTCAGCCTCTCGCGTGTTTTAAATCAAATCAATCCACAAAAATGCCTCCTTCCTGCAAGCAGTTCTTCCAGATTTTCCAAAGACACCAAGCAGTTTGGAACACAGAATCAGAGGACCTCGCATACAAAGCATAAGACGTCGTCGAAATCGTATGGTCAGAGAAGATCCGCGATTCTTCAAAATCCAAGCTCAAACAAGCAAACCAGAATCACGAAAACCTCCGCTACGATTTCCCCGATCTGGAAAAATTAACAAAGGAGGTTGAACACGCGAGAGGCTGAAGCGTGTTTAATCAAACACGCGAGAGCCTCTCGCGTGTATCCAAGGCAAACACGCGAGAGGCTAACGCGTCTTTCCCATCactggaaatgttttttttccgggtacaaatggcggatatcaTCTCCTATGACGTCCATTCGTGGAATTTAGCCTGCATACGCCAGTGTGATTTCCCTGAAGCATACAATCAAACGTATCGTAAATTCATCTCAAATCGTGTTGATTCCCCCGTCTGCAGAGATCATAGAATCTGCAAGCAACGTGCTTCAGTCGTTGCGGAAAACTCTCATACGATTGGATGGCGGAAGCAAGAGCATTAGCAGGAAGAAGATCAACGCTCTTGACGAGCAAATCAGAGAGGCGGTGTGCAAACTCGAAGACTTGCTGGAATCCGACCTTTCAAATCAGATTCTCACACAATCTGAAGAAGAAACTAGCGGAGATTGGAATCAATTCGACATAAATCTCCTGGAATCGGAGCACGAGATTCTGTGCCTCGTCGAAGCATTGAAGGAGATGGAGCTGGACTACATCAAAGAATTAGACAATCCAGAAATCGAAGAAGATGATGGTGATTGTGATGAACCTATTGTTTCGACAAGAATTGATTCTTGTGGAAATGAATCGAAGTTGATTGGATTATGTGATAAATTTCTGGAAATCAAAAATCGGCTTAAACGTGTCGATGGGCTTCGTTTCGTGACGCCTATAACTGGGATGGCTGGAATCGGTAAGACTACACTTGCTAATGAAATTTATAACGATTTAGATATTTCACAACAGTTTGATCTTCGAGCTTGGGTTGCAGTAGGTAGAAAATGGAAGTTGAAATATTGTAGCTCAATTTGATGCTAACATGGTTGAAATGATTATGAATGAAGAGGTGAGAAAGATTGGTGATTATTTGAAAGAAAGGTTGAAAGGTAGGAGGCATCTCATTGTGTTGGATGATGTGTGGGACAAACAAGTTTGGAACGAGTTGAAAAATAGTTTGTTTaaagatgatgataataatgGAGGGAAAATCTTGATCACAACTAGATTAGACCAAGTCGGTCGAGTTGTGAAAATGAGGTTGTGGATAAGGAAGAAAGTTGGGATCTTCTTCGTGAGAAGGCTTTTGGAGAAGAGTTATGCCCCTATCAGCTAGAGAAGATAGAAAGGAAGATTGCCGGGAAGTGTGAAGGCCTTCCTCTTATAATTGTGGCGGTGGCAAACCTCTTATGTGCAGTAGAGAGGATGCCTGAGTATTGGAGTGAGGTATTGGAGAAAAAGAACTCGCTTTTTATGGATGCATATGGTGCAATATCAAAGGTTTTGTATCCAAGTTTCGAGTACTTGGCTCAGGTGTTGAGGCCGTGTTTTCTCTATATGGGAGTTTTTCCTCAAAATTATGAGATATTGAAATCAAAGGTGGTGATAATGTGGGCGGCTGAGGGATTTCCTGAGCCGTTGGGATGgcaaactgaaaatgaatatagcGAGCAATGTTTGAGAGCTCTCAGTTACAATAATCTTGTTTTGCTTCATAAAGAAAGCACAATTTGGAACACTTTTAGATGTGAGCACTCTTAGTTGCACAAAGGCGATTTTTGAAGCCATTCCTAATCTAAGGAAGTTAGGAATTCAAATTGAGTCGGAGCCTGATGCTGCTGAGGCATTGAGTTTCCTTGATCAAATTTCTAATCTCAAAAAACTGCAGATACTCAAATGTGTAGTCGTGAATCCTGACCTCATGACCGAAACACTTCTCCATCCCATCCGCATCCTCTTCCAACATCGTTGACAGTTCTTAAGAAGCTGCATTTGAGTGGGTTGGGATATTCTTGGGAAGATATGAGTGTGATTGGATCATTGCCAAATCTTGAAGTACTCAAATTGCGATGCTATGCCTTTCAAGGTCGGACATGGGTAGTAGAAGAGAAAAGATTTGCAAAACTTGGGTATCTTGTGATTGAAGACACTGATTTGGTGAAGTGGGAAGTGAGAGAGGGAGGCTGCACAAACCTCTACTATTTGAGCATAAAACATTGCCATTTGTTGGAAGAGATTCATGGCAGATTTGGTCATAATTGAAGTTGTTGACAGCAACCCTTCAGTTGATACTTGGcacataaggccatccacaacgctgttcctataccgttcctaaaccgttccttaaactactatttacgggccccactgtacttttttactccattccttaactaaggaacggaacctgcaaccctctgttccttaaccgttccttaaattactattcattcaatttcatttttttttccaactcaattcaattaaaaaacacactttaataaaaaacaaacacactttattaaaaaacatacAACATTAAAgcaaaattacaacttaaacttaaaaaaataaaaagcacacacttaaaatcataaaaaaaataaaagtacacaattttaataattccatccgccaaaatttgctcaaatgtgctcaattagatcctgttggagaggatttgagaggaatagatgtgtgtttgtgagtgaaatgaatatgcaataggagtatttatagagtaaataaataaaaaaaaggtcaataccgttgcaatttttttttattattattaaattcgaattaaaaaaaatgaattattgcgtcacagtgacgaaacccactcgcggggcagcgagtgggcgtcacgcgtgcgCTGAGAgcccgccacgtcgcctcggcgcgtggcggaacgtgccGTGCCGCGTGCCTCGGCAACGACACCCGGCAGGGCATAGGCACTGAATGGCGACGACacggcggctgcaacgcgtgccgccggcgttgCAGCCGTTGCggaaccgttcctccggaacggcataggcacCGCAACGGCATAGCGTCGCGGGTGTTCTAATAAAGTGTTACTCCTCTCATCCGGAATTTGATGACCCCAGCATTTATATTCACTATTCATGGCTTGATAAGAAGCTCAAGTCATGACTCCCTAATTTATAACCATCTCTTCTTTGAGATATTTGTATTTTAAACTATTCCtatgtttaaatttatttttattttagagttATTTGTATGTGAGTAACTGTGGATAAAACGTGTACTTTGTTATATATTGCGAGTAAATATTAGATTTCCTTATAAAATATGTCACCGTAATTTTATGGCCGTCGTAAAGAAAAATGATGTTATTACCTCaatgtataaaaaaatgggttgaaagcaaaaaacttaaaaagtatAGCATCAATTTAACTTGAGTTCCCCATCAAACAAGGtaaatagtaggagtagtagAGAATACAACCAACAttttcaaaatgacaaaaacaaATTCAACCAAGAGCCATGTAAACCTGCAGCAGTTAGttgaagagaaaaaaatgtgtTCATCTGCCTAAtgaaaaaagttaaaataaaaatggGAAGACACACTTgtctatatattatatatggcCTCTCTTGTTCAGTCACTCAAACACAAATTACACAGTTCAAATAGTTCAATTATATATCGGGATCATTAAATCAATTGCATACTCGAAGCTTTGAAATGAGATCCAGTAAAAAGCAAAATAATTATCATCCTAATTAACAGCAAGATATCAAATTTGGACAAAACCTAGTGGTCTTATCGCCATATTATTAACATGAAATTCATAGTTTGTAAAAATGTGTACCATGGAGTACTTCTTACGTCCACGAcccaattttaaaaatcatttacttttttcatttttaatatatgaatataattcaataacttttttttactcactttttattatacAAAATTAGTAATTAGTAATAAAGTAAAACCTACCTTCCACGGTCCATTAAAAATCACGCGAGTTAAATAATGGCCTCtctccgtgaaatgttgtccagttttttcattttgatttgtcCATGAAAGTTTGTCATTTTGcttcttttctatttttgataaatggTCTTCACTTTCTACTAACtctttacactcacattctattagaagtaataaataaatgtggaCCCTCGTTTAGTTAAAACTTTTAACTCActtattctttatatttcttaaaacgtGTGCCCAAATCAAACTTGGATAATATTTCTTGGACGAGATTATTGTATTCTTTAAATAATGTGGATTGACTATTACCGTATGGACTGACCGCCCGACAACTATTATTATTGGATTCCATAGAGTTGACTCTAATTGCATCTTCATCTTTCATCGCTCACTCTATCTAGAGACGGAGCCGAGGAACAGAAGATGTCTTTTGCTACGGTCAGTTTTCTCAAGCGCGAGATTGAGGATCTTCTAACCTCTCATGGGAATTCGCTTGCTGCTCCATCTCGGGAAATCTTGCAATTTGCAATCAAAGAAATGGATTCCTAGCAACAAATCACCGAAAGATTAATACTTGGAGCAGAGCAGATACTACATTCAGATATGAAGTATCTAGGTTAAATAATGAGGTCAAACAAATTGCCGAACAATCTGAAGAGCAGGTTATACAGAAAATAAATCAAGGATTGGTTCAATTGAAATCGATGGGGGAGAAATACGTCCAACAATTGTACAACTCTTCGCCCAAGgacgatgaagaagatgaaggtgACGTTCATTGCGGTGAAAAGATGGTTGGATTAGTTTACGAGTTCAATAAACTCAAGCATAGGCTCCGAATCAGTTGGTTGAAGAGCACGCAGGTAACTGCCCTAGTTGGGATGCCTGGCATCGGCAAAACTACTCTTGCTAGGACGCTTCTCGAAGATCCGAAAACGGAGGAACACTTCGACTGTCGTGTGTGGCTGAAAGTAGGCAAAGAAAGCCGATTCAAGGAGATTCCAAGGCGAATTCTGGCAGAGTTGAATGGTGAGACCGTTGTGGAAGGAGATGAAGATGCAATAGCTATGCGGTTGAAAGAGAGTTTGAAGGATAAGAGATACCTCATTGTGCTGGATGATGTCTGGGACAGATACATGATGTATCACCTGCATCCTCCGTTTCCACACGAGAGAAATGAACTGAAAAGTGCTCTACACGACGAGACTAATGGAAGCCAGGTCGTCTTTACGACAAGGCTGCAGCAGTTGGATGATTATGGTGCTAGGCATTCGAAAGATGTGATGATGGTGAGATttttgaatgaggaagaaagttGGGATCTTCTCAGTGAGAAGGTGTTTGGTGAAAAGTCCTGCTCTTTCCAACTTGAGAAGGTTGGGAAGAAAATCGCGAAGAAATGTGATGGATTACCTCTCATGATTGTCGCGGTTGCTAACCTGTTAGCCAAAGAGGAGAGGACTGTGGAATGCTGGGGTGAGATTGCAGCTCATAAGAATCATCCTATTTTCATGGATGCATATCATGATATATCAAAGGTGTTACTTCCGAGTTACAAGTACTTACCTCGCCTTCTGCAAATGTGTTTTCTCTACATGGGAGTTTTCCCTCGGAATGATCACGTATCACGATCCAAGCTCATGAACATGTGGCGTGTAGATGGATTTCTTGAAGAAAATGCACATGAATCTCTATATCCTAGTGCAGAGAAGTGTTTGGATGAGCTTGTTTCAAATAGTCTTGTCATGGTCTACCAAACCACCCTAGATCATTCGGGGCGATTAGGTGCTAAACAGATAAAAACTTGTGGCCTTCATTCTTCTCTATGGCACTTGTCTAACCAAGAAGCTATGAAGATCAAATTTTCGTATGTCTTGAAAACTATCAGTGATGCTTttgaagaaggagttgaaagcCAATGCAGGCTAtccttccacaacaacattcTATTTGGCATCATAGAAGTGTGTGAATCAGTTGCGGAGAAGTGTGCAACAACTGCACATTCCCTCCTGTGTTATGGGCCATATCAGAAATATCAAGTGCCGATATGTTCTGGTTTGGGATTGCTTCGGAAACTCGATGCTCTTACAATCTGTTTCTACGAGTTCCCAATGGAGGTTCTGGAATTAGTACAACTAAGATACCTAGCTTTCACTTTGAACGGGGAGCTCCCTGCTTCCATATCCCGACTCACAAACCTTCAGTTCTTGATTGTGGGTCGCCATTTGAGCATCAAATCGAGTGAAGGCCCGTTGCACCTGCCCAAGGAGATATGGGATATGAAGGAACTGAAGCAACTTCAGGTCATCGGCAGTGACTTGCCAGATCCTTGCGGTGCTTCCTTGGAAAGCTTGTTGACACTTTCAGGTGTAAGTGCTGAGAGTTGCAATGAGGCTATTTTAAAATCAGTTCCTAATCTGAAGAAATTAGGAATCCAGATTAGTTTGGAAGATGATGATATTGGTAGCAGCTTAAGCGTGTTTGATCATATTCCCCATCTCACCAACCTAATATCACTCAAATGTGTCATAACGAATCCTGAGGTGGTTGTTCCCGTGCTTGCTCCAATGTCAATTTTTCCACAAAATTTGACAAAGTTGAGCTTGAGCGGCATGGGCTACCCCTGGAAAGAAACGAGCAAGATTTCATCACTGCGTCTTACAGTGCTGAAATTGCGAAATTATGCTTTTCAAGGTCCAGAGTGGGAAGTAGAAGAGGGTGCATTCGATCGTCTTACAATTCTTATTATTGAAGACACTGATCTGGAGGACTGGAAAATTGGGCAGGGAGGCTTAGATGACCTTGAAACCCTTACCATGAAGCACTGTTACAATCTGGAAAGGATTCATGGGGTATTTGGAGGAATTAAGCTAATTGACTGCAACCCTTCAGGTGCAGAGCAGATGAAGAAGGCTACTCAAGACTGGAAGGTAGAGGTTCATTCTTCATGGGACGACAAGAAGTGACCTCAAGCTCAATGAGAAGTGTTTTCATCCGTCCAAAGCCATTTAAGTTAGCAACTTAAGTTACATGTCAAGTGAGTTGTTTTTAGTATATATGACTTGCTATTTTTGGTCAGCTTTCTAAGTTGGATTTCCTAGCAACTTCCACAGTTAAATGATTAGAAAAGATTGTATCTCagaaataattagaaaaaagatTACTTGATTGATCATGTGTTTGTAAAGGGGCAGTTACCTTCAGCAAAATCCTCATTTAACAATCTTTTACAGATGCAGGAGTTGTTCCTTTGTGATCTTGACTCTTGAATTTCTTTGCAATTACTGAAAGGGGAAGGAAGAAAAAGATACTCCACTTAAATTGTGATGGCATTCATGCTAACAAAGTAATCACACCAGAAGATTTTTCAATGAATGCTAGTATTATATAGTTGAGCAAATTATAAAGAACAAGTGACCTTAAGAGCATGCgtaacgcaaggggccgggccgcatctcgcgagtcccggcccgtcccatgcattacacggaagggcggcacggctcaggcccgtcccggtgacgcgtgaccggcctggggagcgtcccgcgtcccggcccgggacggggttgcacggtgacgggccgcaagtcccgcgtcccggcccagcgttacacggtCTTCGGGCCGGGACGCAAatccaattttgttttttttttttaaattcgatgtctataaatacgagcttgcgttccatccatttcaatcccgcgTTCCATTTCAATACTCTATTATACCCTTTGTATTTTCGGCgtcaatggattggttcaacagcgatcaacgtgagatggaggagttcgttaactcgaacaattggtacataccgtcatcgcaaccatcgcagacacagcctagtccgggagtcggtagcaacgaCGACATTACATCGCCGGTCAACACCGACGAGTTCGAGGtcagtgagatggagcccgcGCAAGAGCGGGGAAAGGAGAAGGTCGGggaggaggatgggccgaagaagtacactCCGCCcgagacaatgtggcttgcgaggaactacatcgacgtctccgaggatcctatcatcggcaaccagcagaccGGCAAGGCTTTTTGGGAGCGGATTGCGCAGAAATATAACGCTGGCCGTCCGGAAGGGTCGAgcgagcgtagctacgtgaagctgcgcaagcattggggccgggtccaggcggatatgagcaagtggaacggaaagtgggccaacgtagtccgtatgtggccgagcgggcacagcgaggcggacctcgtcgagaaggcAAAGGAAGCGTTCTTCACTGACGGGAAGAAGACCTTCAAGTACTTCGAagtttggaagctcgtcgagaagagcccgaagtacaccagcgGTGCTGAGCCAGCGGCAActggggcggcgaagagaaccaaagtttccgcctccggaaactactcttcgagcgaaggaggtccggcgatcgacctcaacgtgacggacgacgatGTCTTCTactcctctcctagcattcagagccgcccgacaggaacaaaggcggccaagaggaaagcaaaggggaaggcagctgcgagcaactccgctatggtgccaccgccgaccaatccgtctctggataagatgtccgccacactttgtcggagatgaatattacatggcggatgagccagctgacggagttgacagcgagggatacatcgaagatgtcggacgaggagctcgagttgcaccgtgagatgatcgcctaccttcgcgcccaaatgaagaagtagtagtcgtggcccgggtttcttgtattttaaatttgcttcgtctagtaatgtaatgttaatttcgaatgaacaatgcattttcccggtttcaattgttcaacgaattgcgttttcgagttaaataggttggagttgtgaatagtgtcatttattagttgcggcccgagttgcggcctgcagggttacagcagttggggcctgggccgcaactgtagaggaatgatgacgtggaggggacttggggccggaaatggggacggggttactgATGCCCTAACAACTGGGAACAGAATTAATGATTGAACATTCAGTCACTGACAATAAATTTGCCAGAAGCAAGCTAAGGCACCGTCTTGATGTATTTCTAATTCGAAAATATGCAAACTTTCTCCTCAAATGTACAGAAAATGCTCATACACACACTAACAATTTCACCTAGTATAGCATGCATCTACATAGAGTTGGAACGGGAAATTGTTTATCTGGACTGGATACTACataaaaaatgatacttttgtccAAAAACCAATATTTCATCATCTCACATATTCATGGGCCAAATCAGCATCTCAATGTCTCTCGGCTCTACACTGAAATCATGAACGAGAAGAAAACGTAGATGATTAACTATTTAATCAGACCAAACACGGA contains:
- the LOC121791223 gene encoding putative late blight resistance protein homolog R1B-14, producing the protein MGEKYVQQLYNSSPKDDEEDEGDVHCGEKMVGLVYEFNKLKHRLRISWLKSTQVTALVGMPGIGKTTLARTLLEDPKTEEHFDCRVWLKVGKESRFKEIPRRILAELNGETVVEGDEDAIAMRLKESLKDKRYLIVLDDVWDRYMMYHLHPPFPHERNELKSALHDETNGSQVVFTTRLQQLDDYGARHSKDVMMVRFLNEEESWDLLSEKVFGEKSCSFQLEKVGKKIAKKCDGLPLMIVAVANLLAKEERTVECWGEIAAHKNHPIFMDAYHDISKVLLPSYKYLPRLLQMCFLYMGVFPRNDHVSRSKLMNMWRVDGFLEENAHESLYPSAEKCLDELVSNSLVMVYQTTLDHSGRLGAKQIKTCGLHSSLWHLSNQEAMKIKFSYVLKTISDAFEEGVESQCRLSFHNNILFGIIEVCESVAEKCATTAHSLLCYGPYQKYQVPICSGLGLLRKLDALTICFYEFPMEVLELVQLRYLAFTLNGELPASISRLTNLQFLIVGRHLSIKSSEGPLHLPKEIWDMKELKQLQVIGSDLPDPCGASLESLLTLSGVSAESCNEAILKSVPNLKKLGIQISLEDDDIGSSLSVFDHIPHLTNLISLKCVITNPEVVVPVLAPMSIFPQNLTKLSLSGMGYPWKETSKISSLRLTVLKLRNYAFQGPEWEVEEGAFDRLTILIIEDTDLEDWKIGQGGLDDLETLTMKHCYNLERIHGVFGGIKLIDCNPSGAEQMKKATQDWKVEVHSSWDDKK